In Juglans microcarpa x Juglans regia isolate MS1-56 chromosome 4S, Jm3101_v1.0, whole genome shotgun sequence, a single window of DNA contains:
- the LOC121262124 gene encoding uncharacterized protein LOC121262124: protein MKAAQSRQKSYADKRRRQLEFAMGDKVFLRISPMKGVMRFGKKGKLSPRYIGPFEILDRFGPVAYRVALPPAFSGVHNVFHVSMLRKYIHDPTHIIDHEPLQIQEDMTYTEEPLRILDRKEQVLRNRTISLVKVLWNNHAINEASWEFEEEMRVKYPHLFEINYYSL, encoded by the coding sequence atgaaagcagctcaaagtcGACAGAAGAGCTATGCAGATAAACGCCGCCGTCAGTTAGAATTTGCGATGGGAGATAAGGTTTTCTTGAGAATTTCAccaatgaaaggagttatgagattcggAAAGAAAGGTAAGTTGAGTCCTAGATACATTGGGccgtttgagattcttgatcggtTTGGACCGGTGGCGTACAGGGTAGCTCTACCACCGGCGTTCTCGGGAGTGCataatgtgttccatgtgtccatGTTGAGAAAGTATATCCATGACCCCACTCACATCATAGATCATGAACCCTTGCAGATTCAAGAGGACATGACCTACACCGAGGAACCATTGCGGATTCTGGACAGGAAAGAGCAAGTGTTGCGGAATCGAACTATTTCTTTGGTTAAAGTattgtggaataatcatgctatcaatGAAGCATCTTGGGAATTCGAGGAAGAGATGCGAGTAAAGTATCCTCACTTGTtcgaaataaattattatagctTGTAA
- the LOC121262126 gene encoding uncharacterized protein LOC121262126 → MTVHQYAARFTELSRFATYLIPDEEKKARKFEQGLNEKLYVRVVGFQIRNFSELVDKATVFERTLQRSAAMHEQRKRTTPTGYQSGMDQGPWKKRNEGSSSGKRLVQSNQQPYQCRTCNQVHSGECRKGAGLCFRCGKTGHYIRDCPMQNRNNQTFIPPPQRNEVSARGSNQRPTAPARVFALTPGEVEGRNDVITGMTLWFYFKDL, encoded by the coding sequence ATGACGGTACATCAGTATGCTGCTAGGTTTACTGAGTTATCCCGTTTTGCTACTTATTTGATTcccgatgaggaaaagaaagcacGCAAATTTGAGCAAGGACTGAATGAGAAACTGTACGTGCGTGTGGTGGGTTTCCAGATTCGGAACTTCTCAGAATTGGTGGATAAAGCAACAGTTTTTGAAAGAACCCTTCAAAGAAGCGCTGCAATGCATGAACAGAGAAAAAGGACTACTCCTACTGGGTACCAGTCTGGCATGGATCAGGGAccatggaaaaagaggaatgaggGTAGTAGTTCAGGGAAAAGGCTGGTTCAGAGTAATCAACAGCCCTACCAGTGTAGGACATGCAATCAAGTGCACTCCGGAGAGTGCAGAAAAGGGGCGGGATTGTGTTTTCGTTGTGGCAAAACAGGTCACTACATCAGGGATTGCCCAATGCAAAATAGGAACAACCAGACATTCATACCGCCACCTCAGAGGAATGAAGTATCAGCCCGGGGCAGCAATCAACGTCCTACTGCGCCTGCTCGAGTCTTTGCACTAACACCTGGAGAAGTTGAGGGTAGGAATGACGTGATCACTGGTATGACTCTTTGGTTTTACTTCAAGGATTTATag